From the genome of Mixophyes fleayi isolate aMixFle1 chromosome 2, aMixFle1.hap1, whole genome shotgun sequence, one region includes:
- the ALKBH4 gene encoding alpha-ketoglutarate-dependent dioxygenase alkB homolog 4 — translation MAGSSSPPSCGCKGIRSCLLCELPAGGLQRAAHKKKLFIYIPEEGTAQGIKNTDSAGWWFPFPGVSLIENFVTEDEEREMVHAMDQDEWKISQSGRRKQDFGPKVNFKKHKIKVGNFTGLPSFSKVLWERMKDHTDLRGFLPVEQCNLDYNSDRGSAIDPHYDDSWLWGERLVSLNLLSNTSLTMTSSSADSLQLISTLNHCCDSNEILNQNIDYNHVNIAQSDLQDYTVHTGPKTTLVPHSDVEVAIYLTRRSLVVLYGDARYNWKHAIHRNHIQQRRVCSTFRELSAEFSTGGKEEKLGQMLLDIALAFQGKLV, via the exons ATGGCCGGTAGCAGCAGTCCACCAAGCTGTGGCTGTAAGGGCATCCGCTCCTGTCTGCTGTGTGAGCTCCCCGCCGGGGGGCTGCAGAGGGCGGCGCACAAG aaaaagttatttatatacattccagaGGAAGGTACAGCCCAGGGAATAAAAAACACAGATTCAGCTGGGTGGTGGTTCCCATTCCCTGGTGTGAGTCTGATAGAAAATTTTGTAACAGAAGATGAGGAAAGAGAAATGGTTCATGCTATGGATCAGGATGAATGGAAGATTTCGCAGTCTGGACGGAGAAAACAG GATTTTGGTCCAAAGGTGAACTTTAAGAAGCATAAAATAAAGGTTGGCAATTTCACTGGCCTTCCTAGTTTCAGCAAAGTGCTCTGGGAAAGGATGAAGGATCACACTGACCTGCGAGGGTTCCTGCCTGTTGAGCAGTGTAACCTAGATTACAACTCAGACAGAGGATCCGCCATTGACCCTCACTACGATGACTCTTGGCTTTGGGGTGAACGACTAGTTAGTTTAAATCTTCTATCAAATACTTCTCTTACTATGACAAGTTCTTCAGCAGATAGCCTGCAGTTGATATCCACTTTAAATCACTGTTGTGACTCAAATGAAATCCTTAATCAGAATATTGATTATAATCATGTAAACATTGCACAGTCTGACCTCCAGGACTACACAGTGCATACCGGACCAAAGACTACCTTAGTTCCACACAGTGACGTGGAAGTAGCCATATATTTAACAAGAAGGTCTCTAGTGGTTTTATATGGAGATGCACGTTATAACTGGAAGCATGCAATTCATCGTAACCACATCCAGCAACGCAGAGTTTGCAGCACATTCAGGGAATTGTCAGCGGAGTTCAGTACAGGTGGCAAGGAGGAGAAGCTGGGACAGATGCTGCTGGATATAGCTCTTGCCTTCCAGGGAAAATTGGTTTAA
- the PRKRIP1 gene encoding PRKR-interacting protein 1 — translation MAAESAAPKPTRPKKEPQPLIIPKNATDEQRLRLERLMRNPDKAAPIPERPKEWTPRNAPEFVRDVMGSSAGAGSGEFHVYRHLRRREYQRQEYMDAMSETQKLDDDFEKKIMENRIQAEERTLKRRLKRQKLKEKKKAKKSNKEQGL, via the exons ATGGCGGCAGAAAGTGCTGCCCCCAAGCCAACCAGACCTAAAAAAGAGCCACAACCATTGATTATCCCCAAAAATGCCACCGATGAACAGAGATTGAGGCTGGAACGGCTGATGAGGAATCCG gATAAAGCTGCTCCAATACCTGAAAGGCCAAAAGAATGGACACCACGAAATGCCCCAGAGTTTGTCAGAGATGTTATGG GGTCCAGTGCTGGGGCTGGCAGTGGAGAGTTTCATGTATATCGACATCTTCGTCGCAGAGAGTATCAGAGACAGGAATATATGGATGCCATGTCTGAGACT CAAAAATTAGATGATGACTTTGAAAAGAAAATAATGGAGAACAGAATCCAGGCAGAAGAGAGAACATTAAAGCGCAGATTGAAACG GCAAAAATTAAAGGAGaagaaaaaggcaaaaaaatcaaacaaagagCAAGGTTTGTAA